The following proteins are co-located in the Microcystis wesenbergii NRERC-220 genome:
- a CDS encoding BsaWI family type II restriction enzyme, giving the protein MSDIYSFNAQENELIETIKNAYYMQPVISKIDAILAIQDVEIYQNAFNYLYEVIQGSKDEVEKIIKQRKLQGLIKDEKQTAKAVVGNIFPYAVIYIFLKNKEINNIDQHIYITNKKSAVRGFENISTIKLGDGEQQKPDCDLIIYSYHTSAKISDGNNQEIPYPKCIILSLKTSLRERASQTYKWKLLLEIANDHGSKIKEKYGINYNVPEIPLICFVTVNFYNEINNPQQRGMLKFFDKAFLAKKLDNEKETDLNRQKSQDFISPLSELVDFVRDFFKL; this is encoded by the coding sequence ATGAGTGATATCTATAGTTTTAATGCTCAGGAAAATGAATTAATCGAGACAATTAAGAATGCTTATTATATGCAACCGGTGATCTCGAAAATAGACGCTATTTTAGCAATTCAAGATGTAGAGATATATCAAAATGCTTTCAATTATCTCTATGAAGTTATTCAAGGCTCAAAAGATGAAGTAGAAAAAATTATTAAACAAAGAAAGCTTCAGGGATTGATAAAAGATGAAAAACAAACTGCCAAAGCTGTGGTAGGAAACATATTTCCCTATGCGGTTATCTATATTTTTCTCAAAAATAAGGAAATTAATAATATTGATCAACATATTTATATAACTAATAAAAAATCTGCTGTTCGAGGATTTGAAAATATATCCACTATTAAATTGGGTGATGGAGAACAACAAAAACCAGATTGTGATTTGATCATTTATTCTTACCATACTTCTGCAAAGATAAGTGATGGTAATAATCAAGAAATACCCTATCCTAAATGTATAATTTTATCCTTAAAAACTTCTTTGCGAGAAAGAGCATCGCAAACCTATAAATGGAAACTTTTGTTAGAAATAGCTAATGATCATGGCTCTAAAATTAAGGAAAAATACGGCATTAACTATAATGTTCCAGAAATTCCTCTTATCTGTTTTGTTACAGTTAATTTTTACAACGAAATTAACAATCCTCAGCAACGAGGAATGTTAAAATTTTTTGATAAAGCATTTTTGGCCAAAAAACTAGATAATGAAAAAGAGACAGATTTAAACAGACAAAAATCCCAAGATTTTATTAGTCCTTTATCAGAATTAGTAGATTTTGTTAGGGACTTTTTTAAACTGTAA